In Bradyrhizobium manausense, the sequence GCGATCGCAATCAGCCCGCGCGCGGCCAACGTCTATTGCGACCTCGGCACGGTGCTGTTCGACCTCAAGCGCTATCAGGACGCGCGGGCCTGCCAGGAGAAGGGGATCGCGCTCAATCCGAACTTCGCGATGGCGCTGACCAATCTCGGCAATACGCTGATGCATCTGATGCTGCCGCTGGAGGCGATCGAACTGCACGAGCGCGCCATCCGGTTGAAGCCAGACTATGCCGACGCCTATTGCAACCGCGGCATGGTCGAGCTGCGGATCTGGCAATCCGAGCAGGCTTTGCAAAGCTTCGAGCGCGCGCTGGCGTTCCAGCCGAACCATCACGAGGCGCTGGTTGGCCGCGGCATGGCCTTGCTGGAGTTGCGCCACTACGCTGCGGCGGAAGCGGTTCTGAACACCGCGCTGGCGCGGCAGCCTAACAACGCCAAGGTCCTGGCCCATCGGGGGCGGCTCCATCTCAGGCTGATGCGCCTCGAACAGGCCGAGCGCGACATCGAGGCAGCACTTGGGCTCGACCCTGATCTTGAGATGGCGCTACGCGAAAAGGCGCGCGTCAGTCTCCTGCTGAACAAGCCCACGCAGGCGATGGCGGCCTGCCACAAGCTGCTCGAGCAGAATCCCAAATCGGAGACCGCGATCAGCCTGATGGGGTCGTGTTTCGCCAGCTTCGGAGACATCGCGACCGCGCTCGAACAATTCGATCGGGCGCTGGAGCTCAAGCCCGACTTCGAGGACGCGATCCACCGGAAGATCTTCACGCTCGACTTCCTGCCGGAAGCGGATTTCGCGCTGTTGCAGGGCGCGCGCAAATATTGGTGGGACAACGTCGGAAGCAGGATTCCGCAACGAAAACCTCGCCCGCGAGACCTCGATCCCGACAGGCGTCTGGTGGTGGGTTACGTGTCCGCCGATTTCAGGCGTCACTCGGCCGCGTACATCTTCATGCCGGTGCTGCGCCATAGCGATCACACCAATTTTGAAACCGTCTGCTATTCGTCGTCTCCGCTTCAGGACGAGATGACCGACGAGTTCCGCGCGGTCGCGGATCGTTGGGTCGATGCGGCACCGCTGACCGACGAACAATTGACGGACCATATCGAGGCCGACGGGATTGACATCCTGGTCGATCTGTCCGGTCACTCCCTGGGCAATCGCCTCGGGATGTTTGCGCGCAAGCCCGCGCCGATCCAGGTCTCCGCCTGGGGCGCGCCGACCGGCACGGGCCTGAAGACCATCGACTACATCTTTGCAGACCCGGTCACGATTCCCTTGGCGGCGCGGCCCGAATTCGCCGAGAAGATCCACGACCTGCCGTGCATGCTGACCATGATCGAGCCCGCACCGGGCCTGTACCGGCCGGATTTGCCGATGCTGCGCAACGGCCATGTCACCTTCGGCACGTTCAACCGGATCGAAAAGATCTCGAACGAGGTGCTGGCAGTGTGGTCGAAGCTGTTGCGTGAGCTGCCGGGATCGAAGCTCGTCGTCAAACACGCATCGCTCGACGATACCGGTCTCCGCGACGGCCTGATCGCCCGGTTCGTCGAACATGGCGTCAGCCCCGATAGCGTGGTCTGCCTGGGGGCGAGTATCCGCGAGGAGCATCTCAAGGAATACGCACATATCGACATCTCGCTCGATACGTTCCCGCAGAACGGCGGCGCCGGTACCTGGGAATCCCTTCACATGGGCGTGCCCGTCATCGCCAAGCTCGGCCAGACGACCTCGTCGCGGGCGGCGGGCGGCATCGTCAAGGCTGTTGGCCTCGACGACTGGGTCGTGGAGGACGACGAAACCTACATCGCGGTCGGCAAGCGGTTTTCGGCGGACCCGGCCGGCCTGGCCACCTTGCGGCGGGAGCTGCCGGCCCGGATCACGGCCTCCGCGGCAGGCAATGGCGCCACCTACACTCGCCACGTCGAAGCGGCCTACCGCCGGTTCTGGCGGGAATATTGCGCGGCTCAGGCTCATTGATTCCAACAGCTTGGCCTGAGCTCTTGAGACGCTGGCCAAAAGCAAAAGGCCGCCCGGAGGCGGCCGTTTTGTCTCAAACCGGACCTTTTCCCGCAATCAACGGATCTCAGAAGTGCCCGAGCTGGTAATCGCGACCGGCTTGCCGGCCTTGATCACATGGGTCGACTGGGCGGTCTGGCTGAGATCGGCATTGGTGCGGGCCGCGATCCCGAAGGCGGCAACTGCGATGCCAGCCACCAGCGCCACCACCACGATCTTCAGGTGGGTACCCCGATCTGCAGAGTGAATTGAGTGGTTCATCCGAGCCTCCCGACGGGCTTTGGCGCCGTCTGTAGGCTGATGTCTTAAGGAGCATCTGTTTCCGGATCGTTTCGCGGGTTCCGTAAAATGGTTTCATCTGTGGCAATTTCGCCGACTTCCGATGAAGTCGGGCGGGTCTTACCTGCGGCGTAATCGCGGGCGCCCAACCCCTTCGTCATGATCGCTCCCATCGGCCGTGACCGATCCGGCAAGGGAGATGCATGATGAACCGTCGAAACGTCCTCGAAGCCACGCTGCTTGGAACCGCCCTGGCGGCGGCGCCGGGCAGCAACGCGTCGGCGGGCCAGCCGGCTGCGCGATCGCCCTATGTGACCGCGAAGGACGGCACCAAGCTGTTCGTGCAGGACTGGGGCAGCGGAAAGCCGGTGCTGCTGCTGGCGGCCTGGACCTTCGATGCCAGCAGCTGGGGCAGCCAGATTGCGGCCCTCGACGAAAAGGGCTTCCGCTGTATCGCGCCCGACCGGCGCGGGCATGGCCGGTCCGAGATGCCGTCGACAGGTTATGATCTGGAGACGCTGACCGATGACGTCGCCGCCGTGATCGAGGCGCGCGACCTGCGCGACGTCACGCTGGTCGGCTTCTCGATGGGAACGGTCGAGGCGGTCAACTACCTGGCCCGATACGGATCGGACCGGATCGCGAGGCTGGTGCTGGTCGCGCCGACGACGCCATTCCTGATCAAGACCGAGGACAACCCGGATGCGGTTCCGAAGGATATGATCGAAGCCGACAACGCGGCGGTCGCGCGCGACTTCGCCAAATGGATCGCAGCCAACGAGGCGCCGTTCTTTTTGCCGGAGACGCCGGAGATCACGCGGACCTGGATCCGCGAGATGATGCTGAGCGTGCCGTTGCCGGTGGCACTGGCGTGCCGCAAGACCATCGCGTTCTCGGATCTTCGCGCGGCCGCCGCGAAGGTCGATCGGCCGACGCTGATCCTCCATGGCGACAGGGATGCCAGCGCGCCGCTGCCATTGACCGGCGCCAAGACCGCAAAGCTGATCAAGGGCAGCAAGCTGGTCGTCTACGAGGGCGCGCCGCACCCGCTGCCGCTGACGCATGGCGAGCGGCTGATTGCGGACATGCTCGCCTTCATGAACGCCTAACCGGCTCGCTTGATGTCGGCGCGGATGGTCCGCGCTGCCCAGACGAACAGCAGGGCGCCGAGCGTGGTCGTGACCGCCGCCGAAAGCAGCGAGTAGCGTACGGCATCAGTGCCGTAGCTGCCCTTCAACGCGTCGTTGACCACGCCGACGGCGAGCGGGCCGACGCCCTGGCCGAAGCAGGTCGCGGTGAGCGCGATCAGCGCGGAGGCGAGGGCGCGCATGCTGGGCTTTGCCACCGTCTGCGCGATCGCAAAGATCGGCCCGAGATGGAAGCCGACCAGGAACGAGGTCAGCGCCAGCATCGCGACCATCATCTTGAAGTCCTGCGTCAGCATGCAGAGCGCGAAGACGGGGCCGGCAAGGCCCGAGGTGATCGCCGGCGCCCACAATTTCCAGCGGTCGTCGCGCAGGCTGACTTTCGCCACCACGAAGCCGCCGAGCAGGGTGCCGGCCATGCCGGCGAGCCCCTTGAAGGTGCCGGCATAGGTGCCGATTTCGGCGCTCGACAGATGATGCACGCGCGCGAGGAACGGCGGGATCCAGGCCGCGGTCGCATAATTCGTATAGGTGGTGAGGCAGAAGCCGATCAGCACGATGATGAAGCTTTGCTGCGAGGCGAGGAACCGCAACGTCGGCCCGAGCGGTTCGGGCACGAAACTTTCCTGCATCGCGCCGCGCTGCGGCTCCGATATCGTCAGCCACAGGATCAGCGCGAGCAGCATGCCCGGCACGCCCGCGACGTAGAAGGCCATGCGCCAGCCATAGTGCTGGTTGACATAACCGCCGACGAAATAGCCGAGGAAGACGCCGAGATAGGTGCCGATGGCGTAGATGCCGAGGGCGCGCGGGCGGTCATTCTTGGCAAAGAGATCGGCGACGATGGATTGCGAGGCGGGTGAGCCGGCGGACTCGCCGATGCCGACGCCGATCCTGGCAAACGCCAGCGCGGTGACACTCGAAGCCATGCCGCACAGCGCCGTCATCGCGCTCCAGAAGGCGAACGCAAGCGCCACGATGTTGCGACGGTTGAGCCGGTCGGCGACGCGCGCGATGGGAATTCCGAGCAGGGAATAGAACAGCGCGAAGCCGAAGCCCGCGAGCAGGCCCATCACGGTGTCGCTGAGATGAAACTCCTTCTTGATCGGCTCGATCAGGACGTTGAAGATCGTGCGGTCCAGAAAGTTCAGCGCGTAGATGATGGTGAGCAGGCCGAGCACGTAGTAGCGCCGCGGCGTCGGCGTTGCCGCAGCGGTCGTTTGCACCGACACTTGTGAGGTCACATCGACCATCGCTTCCCCCAATTTGTCTTTGTTATCGTTGTCGGCCCGTCCCTTGTTGAGCCGGTGATCAGCCCTCGCGGATGTAATTCCCCGCTTCGAATTCCACCGGCGGCGCGCTCGCATCGAGGGACACGCCGATCGGATCGCGACCTGCTTCCATCGCTTCCAGCTGCTCGCTCAGCATGCGCCGGATCATGAGGATGCCGCGATCGCTCTGGCCGAAATGTTCCTCCGAATGCACGGTGATCGGTCCCTGGCCGACCTGCGCTTCGTAATCGCCGGGGAATTGCTGGTGCTCCTGCTCAGTCATGTCCCACCAGAATTTGCCGTTGAACTTCGAGCGCATGCGGCCGATGTCGCCGGAGTTTTTCACGCGGCCGGCGACGTAGATGCGGAACGAGGTGTCGTCGATCGGCAGCGTCCAGCCGATCGACTCGACCCGCGCGAACTGCGCAACGCGCGGGTTCGGCACGACGCGCAAGGTCGGGAGGGCGGCTTCGGTGACGCGGTAAAACACACGGCCATCGTCCTGCTTGCGGATCGAGCGCACGGCGATGCCGCGCGGCGTCTTGTCGAACTTCACCTCCGGCATCGAGGCCATCATGTTGGTGAATTGCGGGCCCGAGAACGAGCCGTGCAGCACTGGCACGTGATAGGGATCGACGACGTTCTCGAAATGCTGGAGCCAGTTGCAGGGAATGACCGCAGGCCCGCCGCCGCCGATCGAGGAATCGTCGGCCTCGACGAACTCGCCGTCGTCCATGTTTTCGAGACACTCGTAGCGCGGCAGCACCGGGCGTTTTTCCGCCGGGCCCATATAGGCGAAGATCAGCCCGTAGCGTTCCTCGACCGGATACCAGGGCTGGCGCACCTTATCCTTGAACTGGCCGCCGTCGGGCTCGCAGGGCTGCTCGAGGCAATGCCCTTCCGTGTCGAACTTCCAGCCGTGATAGCAGCAGCGAATGCCGTCTTCCTCGACCTTGCCGTAATAGAGCGTGGTCCCGCGATGACAGCATCGTGCGTGGAGCAGGCCGACGCGACCATGCTTGTCGCGGAACAGGATCAAATCCTCGGCCAGGACGCGCACCTTCTTCGGCGTGTCGGTGGCGTCACCGGTGAGCCCGACGGGATGCCAGTAGCGGCGGAGCAATTCGCCCATCGGCGTGCCACGCACGACCGAGGTGAGCTCGGTGCGGGATTGTGCCGGCTTCATCGCATAGGCCGTGCCGAGATCGCGATCCCGTTGGGTGATCGTCATGCTTGTTCCTCCCGCCGCAGGCCTTCGGTCGTTTCTTGTGCCGAGACAGTGAAAGATAATTCGATGACAATGTCAACGATCTTCCAAGGTGCCTCTTAGCCGCATTCGGATCAGGCTGGGGAGGTTGCGCTACCAAGTGTCTAGGAAGACTTGGCACGTGTTGGCTTTCTTGGCAGAGGTGGACCATGAGCCAGACATCGAGCAGGGACGGGCGCCAATCGTCCGACGCGGACGACAATCTTTCGCCGGCGCCGATCACCGTGATGCTGTCGTCACGGTTGATGGTGCTGGCCAATTTGCTCAAGCGCGGTGCCATCCTGCGCTACAAGCGCCTCACCGGATTATCCTCGGTCGAGTTCGGTCTGGTCGCCTCGCTCGGCCGGCGACCGCCGATGAGCGTGGCGCGGCTTGCAGAGGCTGTTGGTCAGGACAAGGGACAGATCAGCCGCGCGTTGGCCAATCTGGTGTCGCGCAAGCTGATCGCGAAGTCGGCAAATCCCAAGGACAGCCGCGAAGTGCTGGTGTCGCTGACACAGGCCGGGCTTGCCGCGCATGACGCGATCGTCGAAGGCGCGCAGGAGCGAAACCGGATGCTGCTCGAGCAATTGAGCAAGGACGAGCTCGAAACGCTGCTCGCGCAGGTCGATCGTCTCACCGCGACTGCGGAAGCGATGCTCGAAGCCGAGAAAAGCGCACGCTGATCGTTCAGAAACTTCAGGACATATTTGAGCGCTTCTAAGAGACTTTCTAAGACTCGCTCTAAGAGCCTTTCAATTAGGGATATCGCGCGCGTTCCCCTAAGCGTCACCGCAACGCATGCCGTCCTGGGACAGGCGGCATGACGATCAAATGCACATTGGGGTGGCGTGTTGAACAGTCTTGGAATGCTGCGGTCGGCCGTATTGGCGACCGCGTCCGCTTGGGTCTTGATGCCGCAGGCATCGCTCGCACAATCGTCGGCGCAGAATGGTGCGCAGAGCCTGCCGCCGGTGAACGTGGCTGCACCGGAACAGCGCCGCCGTACGAGCGTCCGCGCGCCGCGCCGGACGCAGGCGCCGGTGCAGACGGCCAACAGCCGGAAACCGCAGCCTCAACGCAACGTCGGTGTCGTCGAGAATCCGCGCGGCCCGGTGCAGGGCTACGTCGCCCGCCGCAGTTCGTCCGGCACCAAGACCAACACGCCGATCATGGAGACGCCGCAGGCAGTGTCGGTGATCGGCGCCGATCAGATCCGCGACCAGAAGCCAAACAAGCTCGACGAAGTGCTGCGCTACACCGCCGGCGTGCGCGCCGGCACCTTCGGCGCCGACACCCGCAACGACTGGTGGCTGATCCGCGGCTTCAAGTCCGACGATATCGGCCTGTTCCTCGACGGCATGCAGCTGTTCTACACGTCCTATGCAAGCTGGAAGCTGCAGCCCTCCAACATGGAGCGGGTCGAGGTGCTTCGCGGTCCGTCGGCCGTGCTCTATGGCGGATCGAGCCCGAGCGGCATCGTCAACGTCATCAGCAAGATGCCGCCGACCGAGCCGATCCGCTACATCGAGACCGGCGTGAACAATTTCGGCAATGCCTATGTCGGCTTCGACGTCGGCGGTCCGGTTGCGACACAGTCCCAGGACGGCAAGCTGTTCTACCGCGTCGTCGGCCAGGTCCAGAACGGCGGTACGCAAGTCAACTTCACGCCCGACAACAATTACTTCATCGCGCCGTCCTTCACCTGGAAGCCGGATGCCGACACGACCTTCACGGTGCTGGCCTCGGCCTCCAAGCAGGACACCCGCGGCATCAACTTCCTGCCCTACCAGGGCACGGTGACCAACGCGCCGTTCGGCAAGATTCCGACCAGCTTCTTCGTCGGCGATCCCAACGTCGACAAGTTCACGCGCGAGCAGGAAATGCTCGGCTACCAGTTTGAGCGCAATCTCACCGACGACCTCACGTTCCGCCAGAACGCGCGGTTCGCGCATGTCGACCTGACCTATCGCGGCTTCATCGGCAATGGCTGGGACAATATCAACACGGCCACGATGGGCCGCTACAATTGGTATGCGAAGAACACCGCCAACCAGGCCGATCTCGACAATCAGCTGGAATACCGTTTCAACACCGGTCCGGTGAAGCACACGATGCTGTTCGGGGTCGATCTGAAAGGCTATCAGATCGACGACTACCAGGCGTTCAACTTCGGCACCGTTCCGTCGATCAACGTCTTCAATCCTTCCTATGGTCTCGACATTCCGCTCACGGGCGCGCCGTTCCGCAACTTCCTCATCACGCAGAAGCAGGCCGGGACCTACGTTCAGGACCAGATGAAGCTCGGCAATTTCACGCTGGTGCTGAGCGGCCGCAACGACTGGGTCGAGACCACACAGGCCGCGCGTGACACCGGCGCAAATATCGCCCAACGTGACGACAGCAAATTCAGCGGGCGCGCCGGGCTGATCTACAATTTCGACAACGGAATTGCGCCCTACGTTTCCTATTCGACCAGCTACAATCCGATCATCGGCCTCAACGCACAGAATCAGCTGTTCTTGCCGGAAACCGCCAAGCAGGCCGAGATCGGCGTGAAGGTCGCCCCGAAGGGCTTCGATGGATACTTTACCGCGTCGGTGTTCGACCTGAAGCGGCAGAACGTGGCGACCACCGATCCCACCAATGTCTTGTTGCAGAACCAGACCGGCGAGGTGACCTCGCGCGGCATCGAGCTCGAAGCGGTGGCCAACGTCACGAAGGAGCTGAAGCTGATCGGCGCCTTCACGTCCTACCATCTCTTCACCAGCAAGGACCTCGATCCGACCCTGGTCGGCAAGACACCGACCAATACGCCGGAGATGCTGATCTCGGGTTGGGCGGACTACACCTTCAAGGAAGGTCCGCTGACGGGCTTGGGGTTCGGCGGCGGTGTGCGTTATGTCGGCGCGTCCTGGGCCGACACCGCCAACACGCTGGAAGTTCCCTCGGTGGTTCTCGGCGATCTCGCAGTTCACTATGAATGGCAGAACTGGCGCACGGCGCTCAACGTGATCAATCTGACCGACAAGATCTATGTTGCGAGCTGCGCCGCCACCTCGGCCTGCTTCTACGGTGATCGGCGCCGCGTCACTGCGAGCGTCTCCTACAAATGGTGATGCAAATGGTCAGGCTCGGCGAGGGGAGGATCTTGTGAAGGCGCGCGCGGTCAGGCTCTGGTCCGTGGTCCACACCTGGACCAGCCTCGTCTCGACCCTGTTCCTGCTGCTGCTCTGCCTGACCGGCCTGCCGCTGATTTTCCATCACGAGATCGATGAGCTCCTGGGCTACGCCCCCCAGCCCGAAGCTCACGCGAGCGCGGCGCGCGCGACGCCCCAAGTCGTCGCCGACGCCGCGCTCGCCGCCGATCCCGGCAGGGTTCTGCAATATGTGTCCTGGGACAAGGACGAGCCCGGGATCGTGATGGCCTTCACCAACAGTGCGCCTGACGGAGCGCCTGACAACGCCACCGTGCGTGCCTTCGACGCCGTCTCGGCGAAGCTGCTCGGGCCGGTCGGCGTCGGGCCGATGCTGATCGTGCTCAAGCTGCACACCGACATGTTCGCGGGCCAGGCCGGAAAGCTGTTCCTTGGCGCGATGGGACTGCTGTTTGCGGTCGCGATCGTCTCCGGCGTGGTGCTGTATTGGCCGTTCACCCGCCGACTGCGCTTTGCCACCATTCGTGACAGCGCCTCGCGCCGCGTCCGTTGGCTCGACTGGCACAATCTGATCGGCGCGGTGACTTTGGCCTGGGCGCTGGTGGTGGGCTTGACCGGCGTCGTCAACACCTGGGCCGAACTGATGCTCAACCAGTGGAAGGCGACGGAACTCGCCAGCATGGTCGCGCCCTATGCCGGCAAGCCGCCGCCGGTGCATCTCGCCTCGCTCGACGATGTCGTCGCGCGCGCGAAGCTGGCGGCGCCCGGCATGGAGGTCGCCTTCATCGCCTTTCCGGGCACGCCGTTCACGTCCTCGCACCATTTTGCAGCCTTTATGCGCGGCGACACGGCTTTGACCGCGCGGCTGCTCAAGCCGGTGCTGCTCGACGGCGAAACCGGGGAGGTCGCCGACAGCAGGGCGTTGCCGCTCTATCTCCAGGCGCTGTTGATCTCGCAGCCGCTGCACTTCGGCGACTATGGCGGCCTGCCGCTCAAGCTGATCTGGGCCGCGCTTGGCGGCCTTACCATCATTGTGATCGGCAGCGGCCTCTATCTCTGGCTGGCCCGGCGGCGCAAGCGCGCTCCCGCCAAGGCCGACACATTCGCCAGACGAGCCCCGGTCCCATCGTGATGCATGGCTCCTCTGACCGCGCACGCCTGTGGATACGTGTCTTTGCTGCACCGGTCCTGCTCGCCGCCGCGACCATCACGGGTCTGTTAGCTGCGCTGCTATGGGGGGCAGCCGGCCAGTATGTCGCCTGGGTGACCGTTGGAGCGCCGGTCGCCGTCGTCGGCTGGGTTTGGGTGCGCCGCCGCAGCCAAAAAGCCCGGCAATTTTCGCCGACGAACTGCGCCAAATAGGGCCCGCGGCCGGTGTGCCGCAACCCCCGAACTGTTGCCCTGCAAGACTATGGCCGCCCTTGTCGCCTCAGGCGATCTGCTCCATACCAGCCGCGGGGTGATTCCGGGATTTCCACCGGTGTGGGAGCAGCAAAGGGCCTGAAAAGAGCGTGTCTTGCGCCCATTGGTGCACTGCGCTAAGGCTCAGAACAATTCCAAACTGGACGAATCCGTGGCTGTCCCGAGGCTGCGGGAAAAAGGGCTCGTCAATGAGCGGCATTCTACAGAACTATCTTCCACTCGTCGTCTTTATAGGGGTCGCCGGCCTCATCGGCCTGGTGCTGCTGATCGCCCCCTTCATCGTCGCGTTCCAGCAGCCGGACCCGGAAAAACTCTCGGCGTATGAGTGCGGTTTCAACGCCTTCGACGATGCCCGCATGAAGTTCGACGTCCGCTTCTATCTGGTCGCCATCCTCTTCATCATCTTCGATCTCGAAGTGGCGTTCCTGTTTCCGTGGGCGGTGGCGTTCGGCAAGCTCGGCGCGACCGGCTTCTGGTCCATGCTGGTGTTCCTCGCCGTGCTCACGGTGGGCTTCGCCTATGAATGGAAGAAAGGCGCACTCGAATGGGATTGAATCCAGCACCATCTGCCGGTCCGCTTGTAGCGACCGCGCCCAAGGGCATCCTGGATCCGTCGACCGGCCGTCCGGTCGGGGCCAATGACCCGTTCTTCCTCGAGGTCAATCACGAACTGTCCGACAAGGGCTTCTTCGTGGCTGCGACCGACGACCTCATCACCTGGGCCCGTACCGGCTCGTTGATGTGGATGACTTTCGGTCTCGCCTGCTGCGCGGTCGAGATGATGCAGGTGTCGATGCCGCGCTACGACGTCGAGCGCTTCGGGTTCGCGCCGCGTGCTTCGCCGCGTCAGTCCGACGTGATGATCGTCGCAGGGACCTTGACCAACAAGATGGCGCCGGCGCTGCGCAAGGTCTACGACCAGATGCCCGAGCCGCGTTACGTCATCTCGATGGGCTCGTGCGCCAATGGCGGCGGCTATTATCACTATTCCTACTCGGTCGTGCGCGGCTGCGACCGCATCGTGCCGATCGACATCTACGTGCCGGGCTGCCCGCCCACGGCGGAAGCGCTGCTGTACGGCGTGCTGCTGCTGCAGAAGAAGATCCGCCGCACCGGCACCATCGAACGCTAAGGTTTTACGTCATGGACGACGCCAAGCTCGACGCCCTGGGGCAGACGATCGTGAGCGCGCTTCCGGGCGCCGCCATCGGTTATCAGGTGGCCTTCAACCAGCTCACGGTTGATGTCGAGGCCAGCAAGATCGTCGAGGTGGTCAAGCACCTCCGCGACGATCCCAACTGCCGCTTCGTCAACTTTACCGACATCACGGCCGCGGACTATCCCTCGCGCGAAAAGCGTTTCGACGTGATCTATCACTTCCTGTCACCGACCCTGAACACGCGCATCCGTCTCAAGGCCCAGGCCGACGAGACCACGCAGGTTCCGTCGCTGATCGAGGTGTTCCCGGGCGCCGACTGGTTCGAGCGCGAGGCCTACGACCTCTACGGCGTGTTCTTCGTCGGCCACCCCGACATGCGCCGCATCCTCACCGATTACGGTTTCGAGGGGCATCCGCTGCGCAAGGATTTCCCGACCACCGGCTTCCTTGAAGTCCGCTACGACGACCAGGAGAAGCGCGTGGTGTACGAGCCGGTCCGGCTCAACCAGGAATTCCGCAAGTTCGATTTCCTCTCGCCGTGGGAAGGGGCGGACTATCCGCTTCCCGGTGACGAGAAGGCGGGACCGAAGGCCTGATCATGAACGAGCAACCTGAACAGCTTCGCAACTTTACGATCAACTTTGGGCCGCAGCATCCGGCGGCACACGGCGTGTTGCGCCTCGTGCTGGAGCTTGACGGCGAAGTCGTCGCCCGCGTCGATCCCCATATCGGCCTGCTTCACCGCGGCACCGAGAAGCTGATCGAGCAGAAGACCTATCTCCAGGCGATCCCGTATTTCGATCGGCTCGACTACGTCGCGCCGATGAACCAGGAGCACGCCTTCTGCCTCGCCGCCGAAAAGCTGCTGGGCATCGAGGTGCCGCGCCGCGGCCAGCTGATCCGCGTCCTCTACTGCGAGATCGGCCGCATTCTCTCTCACCTTCTCAACGTCACCACGCAGGCCATGGACGTCGGCGCGCTGACCCCGCCGCTGTGGGGCTTTGAAGAGCGCGAAAAGCTGATGGTGTTCTACGAGCGCGCCTCGGGCAGCCGCATGCACGCAGCCTTTTTCCGCGTCGGTGGCGTGCATCAGGACCTGCCGCAGAAGCTGGTCGACGATATCGACGCCTGGTGCGATCCGTTCCTGAAGGTCGTCGACGATCTCGATCGCCTGCTCACCGCCAACCGCATCTTCAAGCAGCGCAATGTCGATATCGGCGTGGTGTCGCTGAAGGAAGCCTGGGAGTGGGGCTTCTCGGGCGTGATGGTGCGCGGCTCGGGTGCGGCCTGGGACCTGCGCAAGTCGCAGCCTTATGAGTGCTACGCCGAGATGGATTTCGATATCCCGATCGGCAAGAACGGCGACTGCTACGACCGCTACCTGATCCGCATGGAAGAGATGCGCCAGTCCGTGCGCATCATGAAGCAGTGCATCCAGAAACTGAATGCGCCTGACGGCAAGGGCCCGGTCGTCGTTGAAGACAACAAGGTCGCGCCGCCGCGCCGTGGCGAGATGAAGCGCTCGATGGAAGCGCTGATCCACCACTTCAAGCTCTACACCGAAGGCGTTCACGTGCCGGAAGGCGAAGTCTATGCCGCAGTCGAAGCGCCTAAGGGCGAATTCGGCGTCTATCTGATCTCCGACGGCACCAACAAGCCGTACAAGTGCAAGATCCGCGCGCCGGGCTTTGCGCATCTGCAGGCGATGGACCACATCTGCCGCGGCCATCTGCTCGCTGACGTCTCGGCCATTCTCGGCTCGCTCGACATCGTGTTCGGAGAGGTCGAT encodes:
- a CDS encoding tetratricopeptide repeat protein encodes the protein MTVGSRAFQNARLQKKFKKEADAALAAAHQAYANGRLADVETLCRRILEVLPEHFDTLHLLGVCLSANPKRLEEAEQVLRGAIAISPRAANVYCDLGTVLFDLKRYQDARACQEKGIALNPNFAMALTNLGNTLMHLMLPLEAIELHERAIRLKPDYADAYCNRGMVELRIWQSEQALQSFERALAFQPNHHEALVGRGMALLELRHYAAAEAVLNTALARQPNNAKVLAHRGRLHLRLMRLEQAERDIEAALGLDPDLEMALREKARVSLLLNKPTQAMAACHKLLEQNPKSETAISLMGSCFASFGDIATALEQFDRALELKPDFEDAIHRKIFTLDFLPEADFALLQGARKYWWDNVGSRIPQRKPRPRDLDPDRRLVVGYVSADFRRHSAAYIFMPVLRHSDHTNFETVCYSSSPLQDEMTDEFRAVADRWVDAAPLTDEQLTDHIEADGIDILVDLSGHSLGNRLGMFARKPAPIQVSAWGAPTGTGLKTIDYIFADPVTIPLAARPEFAEKIHDLPCMLTMIEPAPGLYRPDLPMLRNGHVTFGTFNRIEKISNEVLAVWSKLLRELPGSKLVVKHASLDDTGLRDGLIARFVEHGVSPDSVVCLGASIREEHLKEYAHIDISLDTFPQNGGAGTWESLHMGVPVIAKLGQTTSSRAAGGIVKAVGLDDWVVEDDETYIAVGKRFSADPAGLATLRRELPARITASAAGNGATYTRHVEAAYRRFWREYCAAQAH
- a CDS encoding alpha/beta fold hydrolase, which translates into the protein MMNRRNVLEATLLGTALAAAPGSNASAGQPAARSPYVTAKDGTKLFVQDWGSGKPVLLLAAWTFDASSWGSQIAALDEKGFRCIAPDRRGHGRSEMPSTGYDLETLTDDVAAVIEARDLRDVTLVGFSMGTVEAVNYLARYGSDRIARLVLVAPTTPFLIKTEDNPDAVPKDMIEADNAAVARDFAKWIAANEAPFFLPETPEITRTWIREMMLSVPLPVALACRKTIAFSDLRAAAAKVDRPTLILHGDRDASAPLPLTGAKTAKLIKGSKLVVYEGAPHPLPLTHGERLIADMLAFMNA
- a CDS encoding spinster family MFS transporter; translated protein: MVDVTSQVSVQTTAAATPTPRRYYVLGLLTIIYALNFLDRTIFNVLIEPIKKEFHLSDTVMGLLAGFGFALFYSLLGIPIARVADRLNRRNIVALAFAFWSAMTALCGMASSVTALAFARIGVGIGESAGSPASQSIVADLFAKNDRPRALGIYAIGTYLGVFLGYFVGGYVNQHYGWRMAFYVAGVPGMLLALILWLTISEPQRGAMQESFVPEPLGPTLRFLASQQSFIIVLIGFCLTTYTNYATAAWIPPFLARVHHLSSAEIGTYAGTFKGLAGMAGTLLGGFVVAKVSLRDDRWKLWAPAITSGLAGPVFALCMLTQDFKMMVAMLALTSFLVGFHLGPIFAIAQTVAKPSMRALASALIALTATCFGQGVGPLAVGVVNDALKGSYGTDAVRYSLLSAAVTTTLGALLFVWAARTIRADIKRAG
- a CDS encoding aromatic ring-hydroxylating dioxygenase subunit alpha, whose protein sequence is MTITQRDRDLGTAYAMKPAQSRTELTSVVRGTPMGELLRRYWHPVGLTGDATDTPKKVRVLAEDLILFRDKHGRVGLLHARCCHRGTTLYYGKVEEDGIRCCYHGWKFDTEGHCLEQPCEPDGGQFKDKVRQPWYPVEERYGLIFAYMGPAEKRPVLPRYECLENMDDGEFVEADDSSIGGGGPAVIPCNWLQHFENVVDPYHVPVLHGSFSGPQFTNMMASMPEVKFDKTPRGIAVRSIRKQDDGRVFYRVTEAALPTLRVVPNPRVAQFARVESIGWTLPIDDTSFRIYVAGRVKNSGDIGRMRSKFNGKFWWDMTEQEHQQFPGDYEAQVGQGPITVHSEEHFGQSDRGILMIRRMLSEQLEAMEAGRDPIGVSLDASAPPVEFEAGNYIREG
- a CDS encoding MarR family winged helix-turn-helix transcriptional regulator, whose translation is MSQTSSRDGRQSSDADDNLSPAPITVMLSSRLMVLANLLKRGAILRYKRLTGLSSVEFGLVASLGRRPPMSVARLAEAVGQDKGQISRALANLVSRKLIAKSANPKDSREVLVSLTQAGLAAHDAIVEGAQERNRMLLEQLSKDELETLLAQVDRLTATAEAMLEAEKSAR